One Candidatus Aminicenantes bacterium DNA segment encodes these proteins:
- a CDS encoding alpha/beta fold hydrolase, with product MNELIGGDILYRKWDAAGTPRAVLLLVHGMGAHTARWDFLASYLAARGISSYAIELRGFGRTPERPRGHVDSPRVWERDILTLREIIAAEHPGLKIFALGESLGSLIVFNLAAAYPEAFAGQILISPSFKNGMKFPLSSYLTLICFYLFNPRKTVTVPFTSQMCTRDETYGAVMDANPDELRVSSLKVLMDTMSGQKRAFKAAASASVPALFLLSGKDYLVDPRASRKLFGRLTMTDKTLIDYPEMHHALSIETGRERVFDDMLAWLGSRA from the coding sequence ATGAACGAACTGATCGGCGGGGACATCCTCTATCGAAAATGGGACGCGGCGGGAACGCCCCGCGCCGTCCTTCTTCTCGTCCACGGCATGGGCGCCCACACCGCCCGCTGGGATTTCCTGGCTTCGTATCTCGCGGCCCGGGGGATCTCGTCCTATGCGATCGAGCTCCGGGGCTTCGGCCGTACGCCCGAGCGCCCGCGCGGCCATGTCGATTCGCCGCGCGTCTGGGAACGGGATATTCTGACCCTGCGCGAGATTATCGCCGCCGAGCATCCCGGCCTGAAAATATTCGCTCTCGGCGAAAGCCTGGGCTCCTTGATCGTGTTCAACCTGGCCGCAGCTTATCCCGAGGCGTTCGCCGGGCAGATCCTGATTTCGCCCAGCTTTAAGAACGGGATGAAGTTCCCGCTATCGTCCTATCTGACGCTCATCTGCTTCTATCTGTTCAATCCCCGCAAGACCGTCACCGTCCCCTTCACTTCGCAGATGTGCACTCGGGACGAAACATACGGCGCCGTGATGGACGCCAACCCCGACGAGCTGCGGGTGTCCAGCCTGAAGGTGCTCATGGACACCATGTCCGGCCAGAAGCGGGCTTTCAAAGCCGCGGCCTCCGCCTCCGTCCCCGCGCTCTTCCTCCTCTCCGGCAAGGACTACCTGGTCGATCCGCGAGCTTCGCGCAAGCTCTTCGGCCGCCTGACGATGACCGACAAGACCCTGATCGATTACCCCGAGATGCACCACGCCCTATCGATCGAGACCGGCCGGGAGCGCGTCTTCGACGACATGCTGGCCTGGCTGGGGTCGCGAGCTTGA
- a CDS encoding molybdopterin-dependent oxidoreductase, with translation MSPRRRDPRPDDNPLPRRIDTAPMKRRRFLGWGAAVGTGALSLKIKGAPKLTSPALRSPRLQDPAAGNIRMIRTGCPSHNCGGRCLLKVFVQKGRIVRIESDDRAGDGIEAPQLRACIRGRLYRRRQYHPDRLLHPLKRVGKRGEGSFAPISWDEALNTMAAQLKRIKAAYGNAAIFVPYGTGSYNQINGRQTAQRLMNLFGGSLGYYNNYSWAAMAAATPTVYGTNTTGSQRQDWVHARYILMWGWNPCEMRDGTNSEYFLRQAKENGARIVCVDPRMTLSATALADEWIPIRPGTDAAMLSAMAHVIIAGNLHDTAFVRSHCLGFDETQMPAGAEGAESYKDYILGTRDGVPKTPAWAEPICGIPRGTIARLAREYASTKPAMLYQGYGLQRRAYGEQAVRAGCVLAAITGNVGISGGWAGGLGLQAPDGGPLWNVFPSGPNPVKAQIPAFLWADAVIRGEKMTAADGLIGADRLPTNIKMVYAVASNILLNQHADINRTAALLRNEKLLEFIVVQDNFLTSSARFADLVLPACTQFETWGVADGWKYGDEVLLMPKIVEPPGEAKSDFRICADIAVRLGFGEAYTEGRDERGWTAWSIDELRRARYPGLPSLDEFEASNAGVFALPVTKPAIAFADFRSDPIKHPLPTPSGRIEIFSKKLHDMGRPDEIPAVPKYVPEWENPFGPEAKAAPLQVVGPHTLATAHSTLDNVAWLKEAFPRRLAIHPVDAEARGIRDGDRVKVFNGRGAVFVACRVTRKIRPGVVALPQGAWWRPGPAGIDEHGSINVLTSARPTALAFGNAQHTIMAQVVKA, from the coding sequence ATGAGCCCCCGCCGACGGGATCCGCGGCCCGACGACAATCCCCTGCCCCGCCGCATCGACACGGCGCCGATGAAGAGGCGCCGTTTTCTGGGCTGGGGAGCGGCCGTCGGGACCGGCGCGCTTTCGCTCAAAATCAAGGGCGCCCCCAAGCTCACGTCCCCCGCCCTCCGTTCGCCCCGCCTCCAAGACCCCGCCGCCGGCAACATCCGGATGATCCGCACCGGCTGCCCTTCGCACAACTGCGGCGGCCGCTGTCTGCTAAAGGTCTTTGTCCAGAAGGGCCGCATCGTCCGCATCGAAAGCGACGACCGTGCCGGCGACGGGATCGAGGCGCCCCAGCTGCGGGCCTGCATCCGGGGCCGGCTCTACCGCCGCCGCCAATACCATCCCGACCGTCTCCTCCATCCGCTCAAGCGGGTCGGCAAGCGCGGCGAAGGATCTTTCGCGCCCATCTCCTGGGACGAAGCCCTCAACACGATGGCCGCCCAGCTGAAGCGGATCAAAGCCGCCTACGGCAACGCCGCGATCTTCGTTCCCTACGGCACGGGCAGCTACAACCAGATCAACGGCCGCCAAACGGCCCAGCGCCTGATGAACCTGTTCGGCGGCTCGCTCGGCTACTACAACAACTACTCCTGGGCGGCCATGGCCGCCGCGACACCCACGGTCTACGGCACCAACACGACCGGCAGCCAGCGCCAGGACTGGGTCCACGCGCGCTATATCCTGATGTGGGGCTGGAATCCCTGCGAGATGCGCGACGGGACGAACTCCGAATATTTTCTCCGCCAAGCCAAAGAGAACGGCGCCCGGATCGTCTGCGTGGATCCTCGGATGACTTTAAGCGCCACCGCCCTGGCCGACGAGTGGATTCCCATCCGGCCGGGCACGGACGCGGCGATGCTCTCAGCGATGGCCCACGTCATCATCGCAGGAAATCTGCATGACACGGCCTTCGTCCGCAGCCATTGCCTTGGATTCGACGAGACCCAGATGCCAGCCGGGGCCGAAGGAGCGGAGAGCTATAAAGACTACATCCTCGGGACCCGGGACGGCGTCCCCAAGACGCCCGCCTGGGCGGAGCCCATCTGCGGCATCCCGCGCGGCACCATCGCCCGCCTGGCCCGCGAATACGCCTCAACCAAACCGGCCATGCTCTACCAGGGCTACGGCTTGCAGCGGCGGGCCTACGGCGAACAGGCCGTCCGGGCCGGCTGCGTCCTGGCCGCGATCACCGGCAACGTCGGGATTTCGGGCGGCTGGGCGGGCGGTTTGGGCCTGCAGGCGCCCGACGGCGGACCGCTCTGGAACGTTTTCCCGTCCGGCCCCAATCCGGTCAAAGCCCAGATTCCGGCTTTCCTCTGGGCCGACGCCGTCATTCGCGGCGAAAAGATGACCGCCGCCGACGGATTGATCGGCGCGGACCGGCTGCCGACGAACATCAAGATGGTCTACGCCGTCGCCTCCAACATCCTCCTCAACCAGCACGCCGACATCAACCGGACCGCAGCCCTCCTGCGGAACGAAAAGCTCCTCGAGTTCATCGTCGTGCAGGACAACTTCCTGACGTCTTCGGCCCGCTTCGCCGATCTCGTCCTTCCGGCCTGCACCCAGTTCGAGACTTGGGGTGTGGCCGACGGCTGGAAATACGGTGACGAAGTCCTGCTGATGCCCAAGATCGTGGAGCCGCCCGGCGAAGCCAAGAGCGATTTCCGCATATGCGCCGACATCGCCGTCCGGCTTGGCTTCGGCGAGGCTTACACCGAAGGCCGGGACGAGCGCGGCTGGACGGCCTGGTCCATCGACGAGCTCCGCCGGGCGCGATACCCCGGGCTGCCTTCCCTTGACGAGTTTGAGGCGTCCAACGCCGGAGTCTTCGCCCTGCCCGTGACGAAGCCCGCGATCGCCTTCGCCGATTTTCGGAGCGACCCGATTAAGCACCCCCTGCCGACGCCTTCGGGCCGGATCGAGATCTTCTCCAAGAAGCTCCACGACATGGGCCGCCCGGATGAAATCCCGGCCGTGCCGAAATACGTCCCCGAATGGGAGAACCCCTTCGGGCCCGAGGCGAAGGCGGCGCCGCTCCAGGTCGTCGGGCCGCACACGCTGGCCACCGCCCATTCCACGCTGGATAACGTGGCTTGGCTGAAAGAGGCCTTTCCGCGCCGCCTGGCCATCCATCCGGTCGACGCCGAGGCCCGGGGAATCCGAGACGGCGATCGGGTCAAGGTTTTCAACGGCCGCGGGGCCGTGTTCGTGGCTTGCCGGGTGACGCGCAAGATCCGGCCGGGTGTGGTGGCTCTGCCGCAGGGCGCCTGGTGGAGGCCGGGCCCGGCCGGCATCGACGAGCACGGCTCGATCAACGTCCTGACCTCGGCCCGACCGACAGCTCTGGCTTTCGGCAACGCCCAGCACACCATCATGGCTCAAGTGGTGAAGGCATGA